Within the Channa argus isolate prfri chromosome 12, Channa argus male v1.0, whole genome shotgun sequence genome, the region AAAACCCAGCAAACCCTCCATGAGCAACCCTGGGTGAGCCAGCAGGTACAAACCCTGTAAGTGAGGCACCAGTTGAAGGTTACAGCATATAAGTGAGTTCTACGTTTGAATGTGAAACTGAAAGTGAATCATGTTGCAGTTGTAAACTTTGCATGTAAAAccacaacagcttttacttGTAGGTCACAGTATACTGTTTTAATATATGCAGTAAATGTACTAACACTAGTGGTATAAGTTGTAATAGTTGCATTAAtgtaatttgtatgttttttgctttgttttatgcaGAATTTGATCAAGCTGTAGTCTACACAGCAGTGAGAATAAGAGACACCAACTATGGACAAATAGTCATGAGAACAAACAGGAGCAGAGGTACAGTTTGTCTTAATGTAAAGCCAGTGAGccatatttaacacagaaatatgaaatgaatatGAAACCTCTAACCCTAACCGTGATCAGAAGTAGCACTAAATAGGGGGATGAATTGGTTGTCATCACCGCTGATGAGATGCTGAATAGTGATGGGTGGTCTGGTTCGGTCTGGGTATTTATGAAGACTTAGATGACCAACTCTTGAAGAATAAAGCTCTTTTAGGCAGAGTTGGGTTAGCTCAGCTATCAAATGTTGTTCTCCCACATTCTTCCTGTTGGATTCTCTCAGTGCATGAAGAGTAAAAAGATCAACCTCAggaagtaacttttttttttatttttattatttttacatcagTGTCTCACTTTGtttgaactgtgtgtttttgctcaGAGTTTCTTCCGGAAACAGCCCGACCTTATCTGAGATCAACATTCACCCCCTCACACCAGTTCAATCGCTGACATCCAGCTTCCTGTGACTGGTCATCAGAGCTCATTGGATCagagaacatttgtttttaaaaaaaatgtgttttgccgTGTTCTCATgatgtttattgaaatgttCGATTCAATGAAACagtaatttctgttttcttaaGTTTTGCTTATGAATCTAAGAATCTATGAAATGACTTTGAggtactttacttttttttttttattaatgttttggatcctgctgtagctgctgcagcagcatcttgtttctttgcaataaatcaataactcttgttctcatttgttttttctcgtGTGGTTTTCTAGGTTTTATAAAAAAGCCAGATGGAAAATTTGATTTGTACTTTGGTTGTAGCTCACTGATTTGAACCTTGTGCAGAAAGAACAAGAGTACAAAAGCACAACTGGAGGTTTGCATAGTGGCCATTGTGGTTGGAAAGTCAACAGAGTACAGAATGTCTGTGTTTCAGGACTTTGTTCTTTACTTTAATTTGCTAAAACACTAAACTAAATCTCTGAAGCACATTCTCAGGGACCtcaattcatttttcaaatcaaacaCTCTTTTggccaaaatttaaaaaatgttcagctttATCAGACGCAATCTGCAAAGCTCATCGTTCTTTTTTGCTAAACTTTAATCAGTCACCAAGCACATTTCACATTGTGATACActggcagcaaaatgtgaacaCAACTCCAACACTGCTGTGACCTTTTACACACAACAActcaaaaatgaacacacacagttctaATGACCAATCAGAGGTTAAATGTCAGTTCAGTGGCACAGGTGGCACATGTGCATCCATCTGCAatggagagaaacacagaggaggaagagttgGTGTGAGAGGTGatggatgaggaggaagaggatgatgaagacCAAGAAGAGTTGTTACTGATGAACTTAGAACAACTGttataaaaacagaagacaataatttgcaaatctcatcaacccatattttattcacaatgaaacataaacaacatatcagacgttgaaaaaattttttttgacaacacagcaaacaaaaggctacaaaagtaattgcagcaaataaaaaactaatcaaagagcatttgacaactaatgaggttaattaTCAACAGCTCAGTAACATGAATGTGTATAAaatgagcatttcagagagacagagcctctggaatgtaaagatgtgcAGAGGTTCAccatctgtgacaaactgtgtctaaaaattgtgaaacaatttcagaaacatgttcctcaatgtaagattgtgaagactttgaagatcccaccatctacagtttatagtatcatcaaaagattcaggaATCAGGAGGAAGCTGTGAGTAAGGGacaaggtcaaaactggatgtgcatgATCTTTGGGCCTCAGGCAGCACAACACTCATTGTTTAATGCCCACTTGAAAAGTGGAACAGAACTACTCTGTCatctgaaaaatacatttctgtacaacaatttttagaataaatttgctgcagctgtttttgactctgcCTGACTGAAGTTGAAGGATTGAGGTGGTTTGTAATCCAGCTCAGAATCTAAAATGAACCCAGGACTAGAAAGTAGATATAAGGTGTgttatcttttattatttatcatgtTTATTGTATCCTTTTTGTAGCTTGGTTGCAGCTCAAATGTGGTTTGttgaagtttgtgttttatgtttacttCCCTGTGGTGATCTTTTTATGTTGATGAATCTCTGTTGTTCTGTCATTTAATTTCTGCCTTAGACACTATTTGAGAATTGATCCACTACTTTAACAGTGTCAGTCCACTGATGTCTCACCTGTTTAAACTAATGAGCTCCTTCCTGCCAACTGctggagagaaaatgaaatgtcaatttACTGCCATAAAAGGAGGAAGGAAGTGGGACTAACTGCTTTGACCTTCTTTGACCAAATGTGGGACGATCTCATATCAAGTTGTACAATGGACCCAACGTCTCTTCGGTTTTTCCTCTGTAAGTACACTCTGTATGATATGAATAAGTAGATTTAAAGAATATTAGTTGAGGTATTGACAAGTGCTGAtgagataaaatgaaaatttaaacacGATACAGATCAACATCAAGAAAAAAGGTAACAAGTCAAAATATGTTGAgtaagaaaagttaaaaacagaTTATGTCTGTagagcagcattttaaaaaagaggaaacataAACAATCTCTTCAATCTGTGATATATAAAAGCTCCTTAAGGGTCAATGTCAGCATTTTACTTGTAGGGACATAAAAGACTAACactagaggaaaaaaaaaaatacaaaacacagttttttattcagatggttgcagatttattttaattaatcttttaaaGAAGGTAAGAGAAGTTTCATCTTGTTcttaatatttgaatatttagaTGTGAGCTGCTACttaaacataaatcaaaataaatttgataaCATTTCGTTTAAATACTGCAGTGAGCTTCATCAATCAAGTGTCCAAGAACGACTTTTACAAAAACTTATCACAAATGGTTTAAAACCATCAGCAGTCACGTTTCATAAAAGCTCAAAaacccatttccagaaaaactGGGATGCTGCAGGAAATGGAAATTTAAGgcagaaataaattaaactgaaaaacattttgtctggaTAACAGCACAACCTTTTGAAATCCATTAGCTTTAATGGAGCCTTCATAGATGTGCGAGGAACCACATCTGtgtaaaatacaatttctaaagtttaacatttactatttaaaatcaatcaGTTTCAAGTAATATGCAATAATTTGGAAAAAAGAGCTCAAATGCCCTTCTTTCCTAATATGAGAAAACCTGTGTGTGGAATACTAGAAGTGTTCCTGCTTTGTAAAAGATGAGAAGCATGGTTTTATATTTGGCATCAAACTATTTTACATCATCTTGAGTGTCATTATTTTAGAAGAAAGTTCTAGCACGATGTACCTCACAATAAACTACTCGTCACGTGTCTAAGTCAGAGGAAACTGTTTTCAGgttataatatattaaaaatcaaatgcaaatgatATGTTGATAAAAAGTCATGGTCTTCATTTTCTCCAAACACTTGAAGGGAGTTGTTCAGTGCTTAGTGCTGACATCTCTGGACTATTGTCCTGACGTTTGCTCCAGGgccaaagataaaaacaaacagaaaaagctgtttaaaagaATCACTCTAAAAGGACAGTACTACATGAAGAATGTAATGACTTACAGTACATAGTATTATTGCAGTGTGCTGTTTTGTTATAGTACTAATATATGAACGTCTATGTATGTGTAAGAACGTTGATTACATTTGCTATTAATTCATTTGTTGTAGATCCATTTTTCTATGAGCTCCAGGATAAAGTTACAATTGTCAAAACTAACAgatccaaataaaaaatgaagaaataaccttgacttctgtttctctttagCTGTGACCTCAGTGCTGtgctgcacaacaaaccaaggtGAGTGAACttcaaatattgattttttaaatcatattttcacatttagattAGTTTCTTAGTCTTGGTTCATGTACTACACATGATACGAAGACCTTTGTGAAGGTGATGGGGgaagaaaaaactgaaggggTGTTTGTCTACAAAATCCAGGAACAGATTTacacaaaaaaggtttttcagtAAATTGTTAAAGAACGCGAACATGCACATGTATATCTCATTCTGAACTTCTGCCCTGTTATGCTGTTTTCAAAAGTATATATGAATAAACAatcataatttacatttagtcatttagcagttGCTTTTATAAAGCGACTTACACGTAATCTTGCAGCACCACTGATTTTTTTCCTGAATCCACACTTCATCAAATTATGAGTATTATCCTTATAAAGGTTTCTCAGTTACAACACACTCTGTCCAATTAATGTTCTCTGACCCAGACAGATAAATCAGTGTTTGAACTGACCAGGGTATATGTTGAAATTGCtacagagtgtttttttttgctcgACCTGTTTATCGgttattaaagtaaatgtaatgtatgtgtCTTGGAGAGAGTTACTTTATAATTAAAGTCCTAAACCGAATTTCCCACAGCTcgtctgactgtgagtcccagCAGACCTCAGCTGTTTAGAGGAGactctgtgtctctgagctgtgaggaggacgacagctctgctggatggacagtgaggaggaacacaaccaAAAGACAGAGGACTCAGTGTGGAGATGGTTGGGGAGAAGCTGCTGTTTCCTCCTGTACCATCAGATTGACAGTCCCattggacagtggagtttactggtgtgagtccagagagggatcaaccagtaacagcatcaccatcactgtcactggtaagatcagactgtggagttagtgttgatgaagctgtgtggaaatggatgaaatgctgtagtttgtctctgtgttgaggtggagcagtgatcctgcagagtcctgtcctccctgtgatggagggacatgatgtctctctgcactgtcaaacaaagaggcctccctccaagctcccagctgatttctataaagatggctccctcatcaggactgagcctacaggtcacatgaccatccaccatgttaccaagtctgatgaaggcctctacaagtgtcacatcagcagtcatggagagtctccacccagctcgatctacgtcacaggtcaggagcttcactttgatttcaacacttatttcatccacatgttcacctgaacaggtgattctctctacagaaaaacctacaaccaCATATCCAACCACAACCAATGGTCATgaagagtctccacccagctggagcTTTGTCATGGTTCAAGACGGTAGTCAAATATTCAGTacatcttttttgtcttttttttttaatctgtattgatgttgtttctgcatttgGTCAGAGTAACAAGCAAACAAGTAACATGCAAATTAAGctactgaaaaaaaagtttcagcagtgaaaaaagcaaacctatttttgttttcaatatacATGATTTTAATAACAATTTATGATTCATTTTAGACAAATccactactgcaactacaactattACATCTTCCTCAATGTTGCTGTATGTTGCACCTGTCTGTGGTCTGGTTCTACTGATGTTGTTGGTTCTACTGGTTACACGGTGCATTAAGAGGAAACTTAAAGGTAAGACATtctaaattttacatttactcaatTATTTGAGAACAAATCTAATGGcagtacaaaaaacacacacctgggGCACCTTGAATTTTCATTGTCCTGTCCAAGAACACTTCAACACATGGACAGGATGAAACCACCAACCCTTCCTCAAACCCTTGtgtgtaatatttaatgttatgtaatgtataatttattttatattaacctACTTACAGTGATATTTGACATCCAGAGTAATTTCTGTCTCCAGGGGTGCAATATTAGACATGATGAGCTTTGGCATTGTCAATGGGCAGAGAAGGCCTGATGCTGATTTTCTAAAACAAGATATTGATTGGGAGGAGTCAAAGTCTGGGTGGGTTATTCCCACCCTCTGTTGGAAACTGACACAATGGGACGAAGATAGGTTAGAACCATATATGTTGAGacagattgtttaaaaaataaatggtttgAAATGACTAATCTTGGTTTAAGGTCTAAGGTTTTATGTGAGAAGactatttgttgttaaaaaggCTAAATCATCTTGATGACTTGAGGGCTGTCTATCGGACAGAAGTAGACATTTGAgcaacatacatatacatataaagggtccacaaaagaaaacaacagcagctgatgaCGGGGCTGTGAAAAACAGTGGCATCTCTCCATAGAGCTGCTGAAGGAGGCTACAGTGATACTTTGTGAAGCAATGCAAATTATGAACAAACTAtcagaaatttattttttcaagttCAATTTGTTATTGTACATAGTAAAATACATTGCTGTTCATTTTGGTTCTTTGTAGATAGTGAAGTAGAAGTTGGAGAAGATGACGTCACACATGACATCACATACGGTGATGTTAAAATACTacataaaaaacatcagcaCCCAATGAGACAAAGTATAGgtaatgtttttgctttttttgcttttgtgatttctctgtgtgtgggtttgaTTTGTTGTATTTATAAGAACCATTTCAGCTCTAAACCATTGTTGTGTCGACACATGCAGAATGCACATCTTTGAGTTTACCACAAAGGAACAGTTGATCTAAGAAGGTTTAGATGAGCTACTTATGATTAGTTTATctatttttgttgatttgtatTAAAACATATGACGTTTGCAGTTCTAGTCATCCATAAAGCCATTTGGTTACCTGGTTCACTTTTGAAAATCCAAATGGCCACTTTGGTGTCCGCCTGGACATATGTGTATAAAAAACAATCCAAACAatcctgttatttttttcacccaAGATTTCTGGTCCACAGGTGCACCCGTGAGTCCATTTTGGTGTTTGGTTCACCCGACACACCTCCATTTGACTGTTTTCAGTcaacactaaacactaaaaatgtAGGCGAGGATAAACCCAACATTTATACCAAATTTGTGCCTCTGTAAGTTTATTTAAGTTTCACATAACAAGATTcattctttttattgtaaaactaGAAAATGTCCTCTTTCAAATGACACCAAGCTTATTAGTGTAGCTCTTATATGTTGGACTCGATTTAGGTTTCTCAAAATTACATGACATGAAAGGGGCATTATAAAAAGTATAGAGAATAAAAGTGAGGATCACAATAATGGtcaaaactgtgaaataaaaagtgtatGTTAACCTGTAACCTTCACACTAgactgcatttacattcacatttgatATACTTTGATGTCACATGCTTCAAAACAGCCAAGAGGGTAAAAAGTTAATCTTCTTTAGTTCTTAAACTTTTAAAGTCTGTGGTTTAGAGTAGCTAAACAGCATGTGTTGTACTTGGATGTTTGACACGTGTGCTGAATGTGAAACTGATGCTAACAGCTTTGTGGTCGTCCAGTTTCCTGTTAAAAGCACTAGAGGAGAAGAATGATCTGCACATTTCCccgaaataaaaaagaaacatagaAATAGAGAGAAAGAATCTAAATAGTACATATATGCTGTAATCATTCCTATTTGTATGTATACACACTGCACACatctaaaaatgaaactgttgTAGTTTCTTTAAGGAGATTATTAATTGCATGAACTCACTCTTATTAAGCACGTTATTTTAGTTTCgtcaacatttttatgtttgtgtgagttCTGGAGGAGTTCATTGCTCTGCCTTCATCTTTGAAATACTTTAAAGGGGGTTAATCAAGTTAGGGATTATATTTAGTCAGGTaaaagttttaacttttaacactTTTTGCACTAATACAGTCCCATACCAGCACACGTTTACTGTCTGATCAAAGCACTAACACAATACCAATTTTTAACAGCTGAAAAACATGTTGCTGCATGTTTAAATCAATAATACAATTTAACAAGTAGGATCTGTATCCTGTAGACAGATTACAGAAACTTAGGCGAGGATCCTGTACTTTCATACTAGTAATATATTATGCATGATTAGATTTGGCAGTGTTAAATCTTACAGTTTTAATATATTACAGTACATAGATTTTaaggtctttttttaaaatcttgacTCACAGTAGTCTGTCTATTTACTACTGATCCTCTCCCTTGTGTGTGACCCAGttcttttcatatttcacaacagttttaaagacaaaaaatccAGACCGTTGTCATTCCCATTCATCAAACAGTACTGCTTTGTCCAGTCTTTTTTGCAATACATGCTGACACATAACCCATTTGCATAAGTAATCAACACATGGAGATTTCAGTGATGTACAATCAAAACCCAGAGTCTTCACATTGTGACGCCTATGTCACAATATGTGGCATAGTGGCACTCTTGGAGCATTCATTACAGATGTCAAAGAGTACCTGTGGGAATATGAGATGCCAAAGGATGTAAAAGTACTACAATTTGACACCTTGGGAAGCGTCATTGTCTGACTATATGTGGTGAGCACACGTTGCAAACTCAGTATGTGTGGTTCTGAACTTTTTCAAAACCGTCAACAGTAGTAGTATTTACTGTAACTACACAATAGTATTTGTATATATGTActctttatgtattttattttgcagagatTGACCCAGCTGCAGTCTATTCAGCAGTGAGAACAGGGGACGTCAGTTATGGACAAATAgtcattaaaaacaccaaatcaaagaaaaaaggTACAGCTGCTCCTCTTTGTCATTATCACATTTGGAATCCTCCTGAGGAGGAGCTGAATTTTCTTTAGCTACAATTTCTTTAGCCAGTGGTTTAAAACCTAGGGGTTGAGTTGAGAGGTTGCAAGATGACTGTGAGAGATGAAGAAGCAATTAATAGCTAGTTGTTTTGCCTCCACCAAGTCCTCCAGGCTGTCACAAATTACTCTGTGTAGGTCTCAACTAGTCTTTGGGTGTATTCTTAAAGGTACATTATGAAATCTATTTTTAACACTAACCTTTTCTACAACACAGTATCATGTTATTTGAACTGTTTGTGGGTTTGTGTTCAGAGCTTTCATCAGAACCAGAGGTTGTCTACTCTTCACTGATGTAGACCTTCACGCCTTTAGTCCAACCACTGATGATGAGCTGCTGACTTCTCAGAACAAAgtacaataatttttaaatgttttaaaatgttacattttatgttgtttcatAGTTTTAGTAACTATTTATATTAATAGACACAGTTAAAAGTTAGATTTTTAAGTAACTCTTTGCCATGTATGCATTAATACAGAGAATTTTcaaatgtgtaatttgtttgCTCTGATTTTAATCAGtgaatcagatttaaaaaatctaGTATGTTTTCCCCGTGGTGCAATTTCTTTCTGCATATAGAAAAATCCAAGCGCACCACAATGCATCATAAGAAGCTGTGTGAAAATTGTCTGGTTATTGGTTAAATGGATCTGGTGTGGTACCCTGAATGTAAACATAGTAAGTGGATTCTGTTCTGTACCAGCGAATAATCCCGAgtataaaacatgaaagaagtgCAAAATTAGCATTTGTCCATAACTGTGGTGATTATCTGTGCAATAAACCAAGTAATATATTCCAGTGCTGATTGTACATCTATTATATACAGCATTTAAAACCTAGGTAAAAGGAGGAGCTGTCAACTAGCGGTTTAACTTAAATATGGTCTTTTGGGCTGGATCGAGATAGGATCACATTGTCACCACAAACAAACTGTTCCAGAGTTCATTAGGGACTGGACTGAGACCACATCAAGTAGCCTACAGTATAGAGTCGAGGTATGGTTTGTTTGGTCTGCACCTGAGATAGATTGCTTTGTTCAAACCTGAAAACCCCCTAAGaataaattgtgtgtgtaatgtCCTCACTGACTTtaccatttttatattttattgatgtgtttggactgttggacctgttgtgttttctgcagcagtgtttttgaTTATCTGCCGCATAAATAAAATTCTCAAAGcctcatttgttgtttgtgtcatgTGGTTCTGTGGCTTTCACTAAGCTGTCAGGTGGAAAATTTGACTTGTTCCAATTTGGTTGTGGCTAACAGATTCATGCCTCCTTCATGCACAAgaagacacatttaaacaccGCAGACTAACATAATGTTCATCACTGTAGTTGGAAACTGAATGGAAAAAGCCTTCAGGGTAAAGAGTCTCTGTGTTTACCTTAACAGTTTTGAATCTTTAATATGTGAGTGATTTCAAAGGTTGCTACTATAAAGTAACATCTTTTGATGacacaaaaatatcaaattgtCCTTCAAAAATATGAAGTTGAACTTAGTTGTAGATTTTGGTGTGGATAGTAGAGACATTAAGTTCTGTGCAGTGTTGTTAGCAGAAACTGTAATGTTTTGATAAAAGATGTTAGTTAGATGTTAGAATAAAATGTGGAGGATACATGACGTGATGTATAAACCTGATCTCGGGGTGTTATTTGCTTGACATTGAGCTGTAGTGAATGAAGGTGTCTTGAATAAACACAAGTTagctgtttaaatatttcaatcaTCAACAAATGACTGTTGTGCAATTAGTTTGAGCTTATAGTCTAATAGCgaaaaactttttattaaaacaattacattttagaCTCTAAAAATGTGTCATAGTTACAGCAAGCACATTGTTTAGTTACAAGCTATAACTTGAGTATATGAAACCTTCTTCTAGCCCTATTGACATTGTTCAAACGACTTTACTGTTAAACACAACTGATTTACTTGGTCCTTGTCTGGTAAATATGATAAACTTGTCTCTTTCTACTCCCACGGTCTCctccttttttaaacaagctGTAGTGAACCCCAttcttaaaaagacaaacctggATCCTTCTGTCCCTATAAACTACAGGCCCATATCTAAACTGCCTTTTACGTCccaaattttagaaaaagtggTAGCCCAACATCTTTCCACTTATTTGCATCATCATCAAATCTTGGACAAGTTTCAATCAGGTTTCCACAAAATGTGCTCAACCAACCTTCTTACAGTGTTGGACTCGGGCAAATTTACTGGGTCTAACCTCAGCATTTTATACAGTTGaccacaatattttaaaaaattgtctccaaaatgttattgttttgtctgggTCAGTACATCAATTTTTGTTTAATCTCACTGATAGAATGTTTTGTGTTCCGATAAAGCAGATCATGTCTGTCTCCTTCATGCGGATTACCACAGGGATCAGTTTAAGGACCttaaggctgtttttattttatatgacACCTCTTGCTCAGATTATTCAGAATTTTTAGCATGTGTCTTCACTTATATGCTGATTTACCAATTACATTGTTCTTTCAGAGAGTCTGAGTTTCGCTTGTTGTCTAGCTTGTTGGAATGTTTGTCTTGTATGAAGGAGTGGTTGGGCAGTAACTACCTTCAACTGAATCCAAAATAGACGGAATTTTTTATCGTTGTCCCAGATAACAATATTCTGCAGATCAGGCAACATCTTGGTTATTTGGGCTTATCTGTTCAGTCAAGCCTCAGGAACCTCGGTGTTAGATTTGATCAATCTATGTCCCTAAAATCAACATTCAGGACAGATGATCAAAAACTGTAATCATCTGCAGAATATGTCTAAAGTGAGAAAAATGTTCTCCAGTGTAGATCTAGAGATGTTCATACATGGTTTTATTTCATCTCATTTGGACTATTGTAACTCACTCTTCAAAATTCTGGCGATCACATATAGAGCCCTTCATGGCAATGCTCCTGAGTACATTTCTGACTCCTTATGGCTCCTCTACAGCATTGAGGTCATCGGGTCAAAATCTGCTCTTGGTCAGTAAAACCTATTTTAAAACTCGGGGGGATCTTTCTTCTCAGTCTGTGGCTTCCAGACTGTGGAACATCCTGCCCCTGTCTCTCCTTGTGGCTGATTCTGCTAATTCTCTTAAAAATCAACTGAAGACAATTCCTATGAGCTTTTATCTGTCTGGGCTCTTATGATtgcatctttgtgtttgtgttttaatgtggatttgtaattttattatatttaattttatatttaaactgtaaaaggTGCGAAAACACATTCTTTAACTGTGTTGTGGGTCATTATGCTGTTAGAAGAACCATGACTTATGACTAAAGCAGAGCTTTGACACTGGGCAGTAAGTTTCACTATCTAACATTTTTAGATAATCTTGAGATATTATTGTGTCATGCACAGATTCAAGGCACCCAGTACCAGTAATTTACAGGCaggcaaaggaaataaaacaagcagaaaacGCTCACTGCCAAAGGCAGGAGGAACAActaacaatttagaaaaataacactAACCAAAACACTGAGACTAACTTACTCTGATAACTAACTGACTAAGAAATAAACTTCAGGACTGACTAACACACTGAGAAGGTTATAAAGCTGGTGGTCGGGAAAAATGAACAAGAACAGGGAAAACCGGATACATGAGGAGACACACTAGCAGCAAACAGTAGGGATGGAAGTCCTTATAAAACAAGAACAGAGGGATGATGTGAATCAGGTGTGTTGACCGGTGCCAgctgacaaacagaaaaccaagagGGAGTGGAGACAGACTGAGGTGGAACTGAGTGGTGGGAAGCTTTAGCTCGCAGGGAGGAGAACTGCAGGGAGACATATAGACACAAGATGTAAAAACAGAAGGCACaggaacaaattaaatgtaattaaagaaacaaaaaaacaacttctaaAAGGTTCAGGTTCAGAGTT harbors:
- the LOC137137045 gene encoding Fc receptor-like protein 5 gives rise to the protein MWDDLISSCTMDPTSLRFFLSVTSVLCCTTNQARLTVSPSRPQLFRGDSVSLSCEEDDSSAGWTVRRNTTKRQRTQCGDGWGEAAVSSCTIRLTVPLDSGVYWCESREGSTSNSITITVTGGAVILQSPVLPVMEGHDVSLHCQTKRPPSKLPADFYKDGSLIRTEPTGHMTIHHVTKSDEGLYKCHISSHGESPPSSIYVTGQELHFDFNTYFIHMFT